A genomic region of Pogona vitticeps strain Pit_001003342236 chromosome 15, PviZW2.1, whole genome shotgun sequence contains the following coding sequences:
- the KCNK4 gene encoding potassium channel subfamily K member 4 isoform X1, giving the protein MCRVSLKGAAVDSVCVCGGRLHLSVQPRASAKGGAAAEKKMNYPSLPMPPAICPPDHHESMPVVCYPSKESILSPRTPEHSAVMRRTTVLALFSVVLVYLVTGAFVFRQLEQPYEMQQQVKIQAYLEQFLKTHQCVPPEDLGELIEHVGEAMGVGVEPALNTSNPNSSHWDMGSAFFFAGTVITTIGFGNISPKTDAGRLFCIFYALVGIPLFGMLLAGVGDHLGSSLRKGIGKVEDIFLKWQVSATIVRILSALLFILFGCLLFVSLPTIIFQRVEGWSLLESVYFVVITLTTIGFGDYVAGDSKSEDHIWYQPLVVVWILLGLAYFASILTMIGNWLRVLSRRTRAEMGDLTAHAASWTGNVASQLRAPNLAFPDKLQRMGTLKGKLSPSAILQPGETQGVALPAPRTEPMPLPPPVPPASLPPPPAPSPSPRVAQPNARHAAVPLRPIDYAGENLAFIDESSDALSDGGPPSARLPRRMRPRARHRANMGEPPGLPMILLSRTRDKGEPV; this is encoded by the exons ATGTGCAGGGTGAGCTTGAAGGGGGCTGCTGTGgacagtgtgtgtgtctgtggggggaGGCTTCACCTGTCTGTCCAGCCAAGAGCATCAGCAAAGGGAGGAGCCGCTGCAGAGAAGAAGA TGAATTATCCCTCTCTACCTATGCCTCCGGCCATCTGCCCTCCTGACCATCATGAGTCCATGCCGGTAGTCTGCTACCCATCTAAGGAATCCATTCTCAGCCCAAGGACACCAGAACACAGTGCTGTGATGCGCCGAACCACTGTCTTGGCCCTTTTCTCCGTGGTCCTGGTTTACCTGGTCACAGGTGCGTTTGTCTTCCGCCAGCTGGAGCAACCCTACGAAATGCAGCAGCAGGTGAAAATCCAAGCCTATCTGGAGCAGTTCTTAAAAACCCACCAGTGTGTTCCTCCTGAAGACCTGGGAGAGCTTATTGAG CATGTAGGTGAGGCCATGGGAGTTGGTGTGGAGCCCGCTTTGAACACCTCGAACCCAAACAGCTCGCACTGGGATATGGGCAGCGCCTTCTTCTTTGCTGGCACCGTCATCACCACTATTG GGTTTGGGAACATCTCGCCGAAGACGGATGCTGGCCGACTCTTCTGTATTTTCTACGCCCTTGTGGGCATTCCTCTTTTCGGGATGCTGCTTGCCGGTGTCGGAGACCACTTGGGATCCTCTCTCCGGAAAGGCATTGGCAAAGTGGAAGATATTTTCttg AAGTGGCAGGTCAGTGCCACCATCGTGCGAATCCTCTCCGCCTTGCTCTTCATCCTCTTCGGTTGCCTCCTCTTCGTCTCCCTTCCCACCATCATCTTCCAGCGGGTGGAAGGCTGGAGCCTTTTGGAGAGCGTTTACTTCGTGGTCATCACGCTGACCACCATTGGATTCGGGGACTACGTGGCAG gTGATTCAAAAAGTGAGGACCACATCTGGTACCAGCCCCTGGTGGTGGTCTGGATCCTGCTCGGCTTGGCTTACTTTGCTTCCATCCTTACCATGATCGGGAACTGGCTGCGAGTGTTGTCCCGGCGCACGAGGGCCGAG ATGGGAGATCTGACAGCCCATGCGGCATCCTGGACAGGAAACGTGGCATCTCAGCTCCGGGCACCAAACCTGGCATTTCCCGACAAGCTGCAACGCATGGGCACTTTGAAAGGGAAGCTGTCCCCTTCGGCCATCCTGCAGCCGGGGGAGACCCAGGGGGTAGCGCTGCCGGCGCCCAGGACCGAACCGATGCCTCTGCCACCACCGGTGCCCCCCGCCTCGTTACCCCCACCGCCGGCCCCAAGCCCCTCTCCCCGAGTCGCCCAGCCGAACGCCCGCCACGCCGCCGTCCCGCTGCGGCCCATAGACTACGCCGGAGAGAACCTGGCCTTCATTGACGAGAGTTCGGACGCCTTGAGCGACGGCGGGCCGCCCTCCGCCCGGCTGCCCCGCCGCATGCGCCCCCGGGCCCGACACCGTGCCAACATGGGCGAGCCCCCCGGGTTGCCCATGATCCTGTTGAGCCGGACCCGGGACAAAGGCGAACCGGTCTAA
- the KCNK4 gene encoding potassium channel subfamily K member 4 isoform X2 yields the protein MPPAICPPDHHESMPVVCYPSKESILSPRTPEHSAVMRRTTVLALFSVVLVYLVTGAFVFRQLEQPYEMQQQVKIQAYLEQFLKTHQCVPPEDLGELIEHVGEAMGVGVEPALNTSNPNSSHWDMGSAFFFAGTVITTIGFGNISPKTDAGRLFCIFYALVGIPLFGMLLAGVGDHLGSSLRKGIGKVEDIFLKWQVSATIVRILSALLFILFGCLLFVSLPTIIFQRVEGWSLLESVYFVVITLTTIGFGDYVAGDSKSEDHIWYQPLVVVWILLGLAYFASILTMIGNWLRVLSRRTRAEMGDLTAHAASWTGNVASQLRAPNLAFPDKLQRMGTLKGKLSPSAILQPGETQGVALPAPRTEPMPLPPPVPPASLPPPPAPSPSPRVAQPNARHAAVPLRPIDYAGENLAFIDESSDALSDGGPPSARLPRRMRPRARHRANMGEPPGLPMILLSRTRDKGEPV from the exons ATGCCTCCGGCCATCTGCCCTCCTGACCATCATGAGTCCATGCCGGTAGTCTGCTACCCATCTAAGGAATCCATTCTCAGCCCAAGGACACCAGAACACAGTGCTGTGATGCGCCGAACCACTGTCTTGGCCCTTTTCTCCGTGGTCCTGGTTTACCTGGTCACAGGTGCGTTTGTCTTCCGCCAGCTGGAGCAACCCTACGAAATGCAGCAGCAGGTGAAAATCCAAGCCTATCTGGAGCAGTTCTTAAAAACCCACCAGTGTGTTCCTCCTGAAGACCTGGGAGAGCTTATTGAG CATGTAGGTGAGGCCATGGGAGTTGGTGTGGAGCCCGCTTTGAACACCTCGAACCCAAACAGCTCGCACTGGGATATGGGCAGCGCCTTCTTCTTTGCTGGCACCGTCATCACCACTATTG GGTTTGGGAACATCTCGCCGAAGACGGATGCTGGCCGACTCTTCTGTATTTTCTACGCCCTTGTGGGCATTCCTCTTTTCGGGATGCTGCTTGCCGGTGTCGGAGACCACTTGGGATCCTCTCTCCGGAAAGGCATTGGCAAAGTGGAAGATATTTTCttg AAGTGGCAGGTCAGTGCCACCATCGTGCGAATCCTCTCCGCCTTGCTCTTCATCCTCTTCGGTTGCCTCCTCTTCGTCTCCCTTCCCACCATCATCTTCCAGCGGGTGGAAGGCTGGAGCCTTTTGGAGAGCGTTTACTTCGTGGTCATCACGCTGACCACCATTGGATTCGGGGACTACGTGGCAG gTGATTCAAAAAGTGAGGACCACATCTGGTACCAGCCCCTGGTGGTGGTCTGGATCCTGCTCGGCTTGGCTTACTTTGCTTCCATCCTTACCATGATCGGGAACTGGCTGCGAGTGTTGTCCCGGCGCACGAGGGCCGAG ATGGGAGATCTGACAGCCCATGCGGCATCCTGGACAGGAAACGTGGCATCTCAGCTCCGGGCACCAAACCTGGCATTTCCCGACAAGCTGCAACGCATGGGCACTTTGAAAGGGAAGCTGTCCCCTTCGGCCATCCTGCAGCCGGGGGAGACCCAGGGGGTAGCGCTGCCGGCGCCCAGGACCGAACCGATGCCTCTGCCACCACCGGTGCCCCCCGCCTCGTTACCCCCACCGCCGGCCCCAAGCCCCTCTCCCCGAGTCGCCCAGCCGAACGCCCGCCACGCCGCCGTCCCGCTGCGGCCCATAGACTACGCCGGAGAGAACCTGGCCTTCATTGACGAGAGTTCGGACGCCTTGAGCGACGGCGGGCCGCCCTCCGCCCGGCTGCCCCGCCGCATGCGCCCCCGGGCCCGACACCGTGCCAACATGGGCGAGCCCCCCGGGTTGCCCATGATCCTGTTGAGCCGGACCCGGGACAAAGGCGAACCGGTCTAA
- the KCNK4 gene encoding potassium channel subfamily K member 4 isoform X3 — MCRVSLKGAAVDSVCVCGGRLHLSVQPRASAKGGAAAEKKMNYPSLPMPPAICPPDHHESMPVVCYPSKESILSPRTPEHSAVMRRTTVLALFSVVLVYLVTGAFVFRQLEQPYEMQQQVKIQAYLEQFLKTHQCVPPEDLGELIEHVGEAMGVGVEPALNTSNPNSSHWDMGSAFFFAGTVITTIGFGNISPKTDAGRLFCIFYALVGIPLFGMLLAGVGDHLGSSLRKGIGKVEDIFLKWQVSATIVRILSALLFILFGCLLFVSLPTIIFQRVEGWSLLESVYFVVITLTTIGFGDYVADGRSDSPCGILDRKRGISAPGTKPGISRQAATHGHFEREAVPFGHPAAGGDPGGSAAGAQDRTDASATTGAPRLVTPTAGPKPLSPSRPAERPPRRRPAAAHRLRRREPGLH; from the exons ATGTGCAGGGTGAGCTTGAAGGGGGCTGCTGTGgacagtgtgtgtgtctgtggggggaGGCTTCACCTGTCTGTCCAGCCAAGAGCATCAGCAAAGGGAGGAGCCGCTGCAGAGAAGAAGA TGAATTATCCCTCTCTACCTATGCCTCCGGCCATCTGCCCTCCTGACCATCATGAGTCCATGCCGGTAGTCTGCTACCCATCTAAGGAATCCATTCTCAGCCCAAGGACACCAGAACACAGTGCTGTGATGCGCCGAACCACTGTCTTGGCCCTTTTCTCCGTGGTCCTGGTTTACCTGGTCACAGGTGCGTTTGTCTTCCGCCAGCTGGAGCAACCCTACGAAATGCAGCAGCAGGTGAAAATCCAAGCCTATCTGGAGCAGTTCTTAAAAACCCACCAGTGTGTTCCTCCTGAAGACCTGGGAGAGCTTATTGAG CATGTAGGTGAGGCCATGGGAGTTGGTGTGGAGCCCGCTTTGAACACCTCGAACCCAAACAGCTCGCACTGGGATATGGGCAGCGCCTTCTTCTTTGCTGGCACCGTCATCACCACTATTG GGTTTGGGAACATCTCGCCGAAGACGGATGCTGGCCGACTCTTCTGTATTTTCTACGCCCTTGTGGGCATTCCTCTTTTCGGGATGCTGCTTGCCGGTGTCGGAGACCACTTGGGATCCTCTCTCCGGAAAGGCATTGGCAAAGTGGAAGATATTTTCttg AAGTGGCAGGTCAGTGCCACCATCGTGCGAATCCTCTCCGCCTTGCTCTTCATCCTCTTCGGTTGCCTCCTCTTCGTCTCCCTTCCCACCATCATCTTCCAGCGGGTGGAAGGCTGGAGCCTTTTGGAGAGCGTTTACTTCGTGGTCATCACGCTGACCACCATTGGATTCGGGGACTACGTGGCAG ATGGGAGATCTGACAGCCCATGCGGCATCCTGGACAGGAAACGTGGCATCTCAGCTCCGGGCACCAAACCTGGCATTTCCCGACAAGCTGCAACGCATGGGCACTTTGAAAGGGAAGCTGTCCCCTTCGGCCATCCTGCAGCCGGGGGAGACCCAGGGGGTAGCGCTGCCGGCGCCCAGGACCGAACCGATGCCTCTGCCACCACCGGTGCCCCCCGCCTCGTTACCCCCACCGCCGGCCCCAAGCCCCTCTCCCCGAGTCGCCCAGCCGAACGCCCGCCACGCCGCCGTCCCGCTGCGGCCCATAGACTACGCCGGAGAGAACCTGGCCTTCATTGA
- the LOC110083335 gene encoding uncharacterized protein LOC110083335 isoform X2, with product MLSEEAAFPSSPRESPDPTGKGDGALSGASELASTGEELKADNQESRLALAQAESRLQEKAQERWRLQGHVEVSRLELAQWKKQRGRADLAEPARTQDGQGRRLSEDVGRLRRSREQEGLAGTERMSSGSTRRSVSSSRLEQLAEKRGSATRQKGLAFQSPKGPTTERSLEELQALRVEVLALRRRLEASESQRKTLLESCWQQQRTRAWVQERQTPLLGLRVASWQRRKEASRHQTGKKPQALEGREVTGKRGALGSGGEEVLEAQTEQEGPEEAEPEMGTPNTPAGRAKAEAPCLAKAEELNRTQDEAHAEGKPDEPGEATEGWRETIRTLAAGKAEAEAQAGLAQQKLQSLQATLGLQTERLSQALEAQSRHVEELVADAEEKERLVDSLRRELEDTKTALDAAHGEAQSLRALLEEKEEELRCVGAKTAPGLAGDGEATLARGDKAGMARNGLAARAQKDGHEQAELETFLAQLLRENQALRHELIHWEAMIVEKGDLDSCSISSTLHGEAMAANVLQASQKVALLIQESQRDVQTQTEGPEAGVQHRRRERVSVAFDDTQYEPYGLPEVVMKGFADIPSGPSCPYVLRRGILGSAPVAQLAPKAEPEEDGLEAEEEASL from the exons ATGCTGTCGGAAGAAGCTGCTTTTCCAAGCAGCCCTCGAGAGAGCCCCGATCCCACGGGAAAGGGTGACGGAGCCCTGTCGGGGGCATCAGAGTTGGCCTCGACAGGAGAGGAGCTGAAGGCTGATAACCAAG AGTCGAGACTGGCCCTTGCTCAGGCGGAGAGCCGACTCCAGGAGAAGGCGCAGGAGCGGTGGCGTTTACAGGGCCACGTGGAGGTGTCCCGCCTGGAGCTGGCTCAGTGGAAGAAGCAACGTGGCCGGGCCGACCTGGCAGAG CCGGCCAGGACTCAGGATGGCCAAGGAAGGCGGCTGTCGGAGGATGTGGGGCGTTTACGCCGAAGCAGGGAGCAAGAG GGCCTTGCGGGGACAGAGAGGATGTCCTCTGGCAGCACCCGGCGGAGTGTCAGCTCCTCCCGCTTGGAACAACTGGCCGAAAAACGAGGCTCTGCCACCAGACAGAAAG gCTTGGCCTTTCAGAGCCCCAAAGGCCCGACTACCGAGCGAAGCCTGGAGGAACTGCAGGCCCTCAGGGTGGAAGTGCTGGCCCTCCGCCGGCGCCTGGAGGCCTCGGAGAGCCAGCGCAAAACCCTCCTGGAGAGCTGTTGGCAACAGCAGAGGACCCGGGCCTGGGTTCAAGAGAGGCAGACGCCCCTGTTGGGGCTGAGAGTGGCATCGTGGCAGAGGAGAAAAGAGGCTTCGCGCCACCAGACTGGGAAGAAACCGCAGGCTTTGGAGGGGAGAGAAGTCACAGGAAAGAGAGGAGCGCTCGGGTCCGGAGGGGAGGAGGTGCTGGAGGCTCAAACGGAGCAAGAAGGTCCAGAAGAGGCTGAACCAGAAATGGGAACGCCTAACACCCCTGCAGGGCGGGCCAAGGCAGAGGCGCCTTGTCTAGCGAAAGCTGAGGAGCTAAACCGGACCCAAGATGAAGCTCATGCAGAAGGAAAACCTGATGAACCTGGGGAGGCCACGGAGGGCTGGCGTGAGACCATCCGGACTCTAGCCGCCGGCAAAGCCGAAGCGGAAGCCCAAGCCGGCCTGGCTCAGCAGAAACTCCAAAGCTTGCAGGCCACGTTAGGGCTCCAGACGGAACGGCTGTCTCAAGCCTTAGAGGCCCAAAGCCGCCACGTGGAGGAGTTGGTGGCCGACGCCGAGGAGAAGGAACGGCTCGTGGACAGCCTGCGGCGAGAGCTGGAGGACACCAAAACCGCCCTGGACGCGGCCCACGGGGAGGCGCAAAGCCTGCGGGCGTtgttggaggagaaggaggaagaactgCGTTGCGTCGGCGCCAAAACTGCCCCCGGGTTAGCCGGGGATGGCGAGGCCACGCTCGCCCGAGGCGACAAAGCCGGCATGGCGCGCAATGGCCTGGCCGCACGCGCGCAGAAAGACGGTCATGAGCAGGCAGAA CTGGAGACTTTTCTGGCCCAACTCCTTCGAGAAAACCAGGCCCTTCGGCATGAACTGATACACTGGGAAGCAATGATTGTGGAAAAGGGGGACCTTGATTCCTGCTCCATATCTTCAACGCTCCACGGAGAAGCCATGGCTGCCAATG TTCTCCAAGCTTCCCAGAAGGTGGCACTCCTTATCCAGGAGAGCCAACGTGATGTCCAGACCCAGACGGAGGGACCCGAGGCAGGCGTCCAGCATCGGCGCCGGGAGAGggtctcagtggcctttgatgaCACCCAATACGAGCCTTACGGGCTTCCTGAAGTGGTCATGAAAG GATTTGCTGACATCCCTTCCGGGCCCTCCTGCCCTTATGTTCTCCGCCGGGGCATTTTGGGAAGCGCCCCCGTCGCCCAGCTGGCCCCAAAAGCAGAACCAGAAGAGGACGGTCTCGAAGCGGAAGAAGAAGCCAGCCTCTGA
- the LOC110083335 gene encoding uncharacterized protein LOC110083335 isoform X1 has product MLSEEAAFPSSPRESPDPTGKGDGALSGASELASTGEELKADNQESRLALAQAESRLQEKAQERWRLQGHVEVSRLELAQWKKQRGRADLAEPARTQDGQGRRLSEDVGRLRRSREQEKGLAGTERMSSGSTRRSVSSSRLEQLAEKRGSATRQKGLAFQSPKGPTTERSLEELQALRVEVLALRRRLEASESQRKTLLESCWQQQRTRAWVQERQTPLLGLRVASWQRRKEASRHQTGKKPQALEGREVTGKRGALGSGGEEVLEAQTEQEGPEEAEPEMGTPNTPAGRAKAEAPCLAKAEELNRTQDEAHAEGKPDEPGEATEGWRETIRTLAAGKAEAEAQAGLAQQKLQSLQATLGLQTERLSQALEAQSRHVEELVADAEEKERLVDSLRRELEDTKTALDAAHGEAQSLRALLEEKEEELRCVGAKTAPGLAGDGEATLARGDKAGMARNGLAARAQKDGHEQAELETFLAQLLRENQALRHELIHWEAMIVEKGDLDSCSISSTLHGEAMAANVLQASQKVALLIQESQRDVQTQTEGPEAGVQHRRRERVSVAFDDTQYEPYGLPEVVMKGFADIPSGPSCPYVLRRGILGSAPVAQLAPKAEPEEDGLEAEEEASL; this is encoded by the exons ATGCTGTCGGAAGAAGCTGCTTTTCCAAGCAGCCCTCGAGAGAGCCCCGATCCCACGGGAAAGGGTGACGGAGCCCTGTCGGGGGCATCAGAGTTGGCCTCGACAGGAGAGGAGCTGAAGGCTGATAACCAAG AGTCGAGACTGGCCCTTGCTCAGGCGGAGAGCCGACTCCAGGAGAAGGCGCAGGAGCGGTGGCGTTTACAGGGCCACGTGGAGGTGTCCCGCCTGGAGCTGGCTCAGTGGAAGAAGCAACGTGGCCGGGCCGACCTGGCAGAG CCGGCCAGGACTCAGGATGGCCAAGGAAGGCGGCTGTCGGAGGATGTGGGGCGTTTACGCCGAAGCAGGGAGCAAGAGAAG GGCCTTGCGGGGACAGAGAGGATGTCCTCTGGCAGCACCCGGCGGAGTGTCAGCTCCTCCCGCTTGGAACAACTGGCCGAAAAACGAGGCTCTGCCACCAGACAGAAAG gCTTGGCCTTTCAGAGCCCCAAAGGCCCGACTACCGAGCGAAGCCTGGAGGAACTGCAGGCCCTCAGGGTGGAAGTGCTGGCCCTCCGCCGGCGCCTGGAGGCCTCGGAGAGCCAGCGCAAAACCCTCCTGGAGAGCTGTTGGCAACAGCAGAGGACCCGGGCCTGGGTTCAAGAGAGGCAGACGCCCCTGTTGGGGCTGAGAGTGGCATCGTGGCAGAGGAGAAAAGAGGCTTCGCGCCACCAGACTGGGAAGAAACCGCAGGCTTTGGAGGGGAGAGAAGTCACAGGAAAGAGAGGAGCGCTCGGGTCCGGAGGGGAGGAGGTGCTGGAGGCTCAAACGGAGCAAGAAGGTCCAGAAGAGGCTGAACCAGAAATGGGAACGCCTAACACCCCTGCAGGGCGGGCCAAGGCAGAGGCGCCTTGTCTAGCGAAAGCTGAGGAGCTAAACCGGACCCAAGATGAAGCTCATGCAGAAGGAAAACCTGATGAACCTGGGGAGGCCACGGAGGGCTGGCGTGAGACCATCCGGACTCTAGCCGCCGGCAAAGCCGAAGCGGAAGCCCAAGCCGGCCTGGCTCAGCAGAAACTCCAAAGCTTGCAGGCCACGTTAGGGCTCCAGACGGAACGGCTGTCTCAAGCCTTAGAGGCCCAAAGCCGCCACGTGGAGGAGTTGGTGGCCGACGCCGAGGAGAAGGAACGGCTCGTGGACAGCCTGCGGCGAGAGCTGGAGGACACCAAAACCGCCCTGGACGCGGCCCACGGGGAGGCGCAAAGCCTGCGGGCGTtgttggaggagaaggaggaagaactgCGTTGCGTCGGCGCCAAAACTGCCCCCGGGTTAGCCGGGGATGGCGAGGCCACGCTCGCCCGAGGCGACAAAGCCGGCATGGCGCGCAATGGCCTGGCCGCACGCGCGCAGAAAGACGGTCATGAGCAGGCAGAA CTGGAGACTTTTCTGGCCCAACTCCTTCGAGAAAACCAGGCCCTTCGGCATGAACTGATACACTGGGAAGCAATGATTGTGGAAAAGGGGGACCTTGATTCCTGCTCCATATCTTCAACGCTCCACGGAGAAGCCATGGCTGCCAATG TTCTCCAAGCTTCCCAGAAGGTGGCACTCCTTATCCAGGAGAGCCAACGTGATGTCCAGACCCAGACGGAGGGACCCGAGGCAGGCGTCCAGCATCGGCGCCGGGAGAGggtctcagtggcctttgatgaCACCCAATACGAGCCTTACGGGCTTCCTGAAGTGGTCATGAAAG GATTTGCTGACATCCCTTCCGGGCCCTCCTGCCCTTATGTTCTCCGCCGGGGCATTTTGGGAAGCGCCCCCGTCGCCCAGCTGGCCCCAAAAGCAGAACCAGAAGAGGACGGTCTCGAAGCGGAAGAAGAAGCCAGCCTCTGA
- the LOC110083335 gene encoding uncharacterized protein LOC110083335 isoform X3: MLSEEAAFPSSPRESPDPTGKGDGALSGASELASTGEELKADNQESRLALAQAESRLQEKAQERWRLQGHVEVSRLELAQWKKQRGRADLAEGLAGTERMSSGSTRRSVSSSRLEQLAEKRGSATRQKGLAFQSPKGPTTERSLEELQALRVEVLALRRRLEASESQRKTLLESCWQQQRTRAWVQERQTPLLGLRVASWQRRKEASRHQTGKKPQALEGREVTGKRGALGSGGEEVLEAQTEQEGPEEAEPEMGTPNTPAGRAKAEAPCLAKAEELNRTQDEAHAEGKPDEPGEATEGWRETIRTLAAGKAEAEAQAGLAQQKLQSLQATLGLQTERLSQALEAQSRHVEELVADAEEKERLVDSLRRELEDTKTALDAAHGEAQSLRALLEEKEEELRCVGAKTAPGLAGDGEATLARGDKAGMARNGLAARAQKDGHEQAELETFLAQLLRENQALRHELIHWEAMIVEKGDLDSCSISSTLHGEAMAANVLQASQKVALLIQESQRDVQTQTEGPEAGVQHRRRERVSVAFDDTQYEPYGLPEVVMKGFADIPSGPSCPYVLRRGILGSAPVAQLAPKAEPEEDGLEAEEEASL, translated from the exons ATGCTGTCGGAAGAAGCTGCTTTTCCAAGCAGCCCTCGAGAGAGCCCCGATCCCACGGGAAAGGGTGACGGAGCCCTGTCGGGGGCATCAGAGTTGGCCTCGACAGGAGAGGAGCTGAAGGCTGATAACCAAG AGTCGAGACTGGCCCTTGCTCAGGCGGAGAGCCGACTCCAGGAGAAGGCGCAGGAGCGGTGGCGTTTACAGGGCCACGTGGAGGTGTCCCGCCTGGAGCTGGCTCAGTGGAAGAAGCAACGTGGCCGGGCCGACCTGGCAGAG GGCCTTGCGGGGACAGAGAGGATGTCCTCTGGCAGCACCCGGCGGAGTGTCAGCTCCTCCCGCTTGGAACAACTGGCCGAAAAACGAGGCTCTGCCACCAGACAGAAAG gCTTGGCCTTTCAGAGCCCCAAAGGCCCGACTACCGAGCGAAGCCTGGAGGAACTGCAGGCCCTCAGGGTGGAAGTGCTGGCCCTCCGCCGGCGCCTGGAGGCCTCGGAGAGCCAGCGCAAAACCCTCCTGGAGAGCTGTTGGCAACAGCAGAGGACCCGGGCCTGGGTTCAAGAGAGGCAGACGCCCCTGTTGGGGCTGAGAGTGGCATCGTGGCAGAGGAGAAAAGAGGCTTCGCGCCACCAGACTGGGAAGAAACCGCAGGCTTTGGAGGGGAGAGAAGTCACAGGAAAGAGAGGAGCGCTCGGGTCCGGAGGGGAGGAGGTGCTGGAGGCTCAAACGGAGCAAGAAGGTCCAGAAGAGGCTGAACCAGAAATGGGAACGCCTAACACCCCTGCAGGGCGGGCCAAGGCAGAGGCGCCTTGTCTAGCGAAAGCTGAGGAGCTAAACCGGACCCAAGATGAAGCTCATGCAGAAGGAAAACCTGATGAACCTGGGGAGGCCACGGAGGGCTGGCGTGAGACCATCCGGACTCTAGCCGCCGGCAAAGCCGAAGCGGAAGCCCAAGCCGGCCTGGCTCAGCAGAAACTCCAAAGCTTGCAGGCCACGTTAGGGCTCCAGACGGAACGGCTGTCTCAAGCCTTAGAGGCCCAAAGCCGCCACGTGGAGGAGTTGGTGGCCGACGCCGAGGAGAAGGAACGGCTCGTGGACAGCCTGCGGCGAGAGCTGGAGGACACCAAAACCGCCCTGGACGCGGCCCACGGGGAGGCGCAAAGCCTGCGGGCGTtgttggaggagaaggaggaagaactgCGTTGCGTCGGCGCCAAAACTGCCCCCGGGTTAGCCGGGGATGGCGAGGCCACGCTCGCCCGAGGCGACAAAGCCGGCATGGCGCGCAATGGCCTGGCCGCACGCGCGCAGAAAGACGGTCATGAGCAGGCAGAA CTGGAGACTTTTCTGGCCCAACTCCTTCGAGAAAACCAGGCCCTTCGGCATGAACTGATACACTGGGAAGCAATGATTGTGGAAAAGGGGGACCTTGATTCCTGCTCCATATCTTCAACGCTCCACGGAGAAGCCATGGCTGCCAATG TTCTCCAAGCTTCCCAGAAGGTGGCACTCCTTATCCAGGAGAGCCAACGTGATGTCCAGACCCAGACGGAGGGACCCGAGGCAGGCGTCCAGCATCGGCGCCGGGAGAGggtctcagtggcctttgatgaCACCCAATACGAGCCTTACGGGCTTCCTGAAGTGGTCATGAAAG GATTTGCTGACATCCCTTCCGGGCCCTCCTGCCCTTATGTTCTCCGCCGGGGCATTTTGGGAAGCGCCCCCGTCGCCCAGCTGGCCCCAAAAGCAGAACCAGAAGAGGACGGTCTCGAAGCGGAAGAAGAAGCCAGCCTCTGA
- the LOC140702846 gene encoding centromere protein F — translation MSWPGEEWKVGLPPPALRAIAEVEQRLERVQKERQQKQVQLDTLEAVMHKQRQKHEEEKASWALLSQENRSLAEACEQADRARQRLAQELQAKDGQLSCLEAQLAQATRRQAELEEELRRCQVELEKLQSQSHLVLLSPRWGSPTPWAEGKAPKEETVSWGFLRPG, via the exons ATGAGCTGGCCAGGGGAGGAATGGAAGGTGGGTTTGCCACCCCCAGCCTTACGGGCCATTGCCGAGGTGGAGCAGCGTTTGGAGCGGGTGCAAAAGGAGCGCCAGCAGAAACAGGTCCAGCTGGACACGCTGGAAGCTGTGATGCACAAGCAACGACAGAAG CACGAAGAAGAGAAAGCGTCCTGGGCCCTGCTCTCTCAGGAGAACCGGAGCTTGGCGGAGGCTTGCGAGCAGGCGGATCGGGCTCGCCAGCGCCTTGCCCAGGAGTTGCAAGCCAAAGACGGCCAGCTGAGCTGCCTGGAGGCCCAGCTCGCTCAAGCCACGCGTCGccaggctgaactggaggaagaACTGCGCCG GTGCCAGGTAGAGCTGGAAAAACTTCAGTCTCAATCCCACCTGGTTCTCCTGTCCCCTCGTTGGGGATCTCCCACGCCGTGGGCTGAAGGTAAGGCGCCCAAAGAGGAAACGGTCAGCTGGGGTTTTCTTAGGCCAGGGTGA